A genomic stretch from Sus scrofa isolate TJ Tabasco breed Duroc unplaced genomic scaffold, Sscrofa11.1 Contig2372, whole genome shotgun sequence includes:
- the LOC100155936 gene encoding olfactory receptor 4F15-like has product MGGLNDSVVTEFVLLALSCSWEKKVFLTLICSLLYLGVILGNLLILFLVIFDSHLHSPMYFLLVNLSLIDVGLSSTTVPKIITDLLNDDTVISFQSCMTQICFIHTIGGAEMVLLIAMAFDRCTAICKPLHYLKIMNPKTCVSFVITGWVTGVIHAMSQFLFVIKLPFCGPNKVDSFYCDFPKIIKLACTDGAELEFIVTANSGFMSMGTFFLLILSYSFILITVWKRSSRDLSKAFVTLSSHITVVFLFFTPCMFLYVWPSAPPSLDKNLFIVDFAITPVLNPAIYTLRNKDIKVAIKRLCKKISYSRFC; this is encoded by the coding sequence ATGGGTGGACTAAATGATTCTGTGGTCACTGAGTTTGTATTACTGGCCCTTTCTTGTTCTtgggagaaaaaagtttttctcaCATTGATATGTTCTTTGCTCTATTTAGGGGTCATCTTGGGaaaccttttaattttgtttttggtaatttttgaCTCTCACTTACATTCTCCTATGTACTTCCTACTTGTGAATCTGTCCCTCATTGACGTGGGTCTTTCCTCTACCACCGTCCCCAAGATCATCACAGACCTTTTAAATGATGACACAGTAATCTCCTTCCAAAGTTGTATGACACAGATATGTTTCATTCATACGATAGGAGGAGCGGAGATGGTATTACTCATAGCCATGGCATTTGACAGGTGCACAGCAATCTGCAAGCCTCTTCACTACTTGAAAATCATGAATCCTAAAACATGTGTTTCATTTGTAATCACTGGCTGGGTAACTGGGGTGATCCATGCTATGTCTCAGTTCTTATTTGTTATAAAGTTGCCATTTTGTGGGCCTAATAAAGTGGACAGCTTTTATTGCGACTTTCCTAAGATTATAAAACTTGCATGCACAGATGGAGCCGAACTTGAGTTTATCGTTACTGCCAACAGTGGCTTCATGAGTATGGGCACCTTCTTCCTGCTAATCCTTTCCTACTCCTTCATTTTGATCACTGTCTGGAAACGTTCTTCAAGAGACCTATCCAAGGCATTTGTCACTTTGTCATCTCACATCActgtggtctttttgtttttcactccaTGCATGTTTCTCTATGTCTGGCCTTCTGCTCCACCATCACTTGATAAAAATCTGTTCATTGTTGACTTTGCTATTACTCCTGTCTTGAATCCTGCCATCTACACATTGAGGAACAAAGACATTAAGGTAGCAATAAAAAGATTGTGTAAAAAGATATCTTACTCTAGATTTTGTTAA